Within the Coraliomargarita parva genome, the region CACGACTTGCACAACATCACCGTCATTGGAACCAGCGACGAAGCCATGGCGGTCGCGGTCAACATGCTCGCCGAGCTGCAGGGCGGCATGGTGCTGGTCAAAGACAACAAAGTCCTCGGCTATGTCCAGATGGAGATCGGAGGTCTTATGGCGGATCGCCCGGCCAAGGTCGTCGCGAAGGAACTGGAAACCCTCTACGAAGCGGCCGACCAAGTCGAGTGGATCAATAACACCGGCTTCGCCAAAGGTGTGCGCTACTGCCTAATCACCTGCAGTCCGTTCACTTGGCGCCTGATCATCCCGACCGAAGAAGTGCCCAGCGGCCTAATCAATCTAGTCACCGGCGAAACCATGCCGATTGTCAAGTAGCAGGCCGCCGCAGCCGCTCCGAATTGGATGAGTGACAAAGCCGGGCGCAGTCCTTTGCTGCCCGGCTTTTTCGTGCCTGTCTTCGAACGGAGCAAGGGCATCTTGCTCTTGTTGCCCCAAATACGAGGGTGTTTCCCGATACGATCGACTACCTTCATCAATCGGACGACCCAGTCAGCTGGGAAGGGCACTAGCTGAAGAGCGCGAGTTCGCAGGCAAGCCAGAACTTGGCGGCAGCTTCACTGAAAACATTGGCGTCGTGAGTGCCGGAAATGTCTTTTTCCATACCGGGGCCCGGATTGGAAATAATGGTGTAGGGCAGGTATTCGATCCCGAGGAACTTCGGCAGGATGGGATTCACCAGAGATCCATAAACTGGGATGACCGGGGCCTGATCCGGCTGTAGTTCGCTGATGGCTTTGCAGGTGACGACACGGGAAAACACGTCGTAATGCGACTCGAAGGCGATGCCGTCTTCGTTAACGACTACGCCACGAACCTCTCCGCTCTGCCAGATCCGGCCGACAATGGCCGGGCGTTCCGCTTGGGCTTGGACGGCTTGGCTGAAGTCCAGCCAGAGCGATTCGGAAAAAGGCGTGTCCAAATAGGGCCAGGGCATTTCGCGGGTGCGGGTGACTCGGGGATTATTCCATACGGTTTCGTATTCCGTGCCCGGCAAGCCGCCGAACCAGCTTTTGCTTTCAAAACTCCAGGGCAGGAGCAGGTCGCCGGGTTTGACCCGCTCCTCACCGCTTCGCCAGTCGCCGGATCCGTGGTGGGAGCCGACGATCAGTTGCTTGACGCCGGCTTTCCAGAGAATCCAGAACGCGCGTTCGTAAAGTTGACGTAGGCGGTATTCCCCGCCCGGGGTGCGACCGTAGTCGCGCAGGTAGAGCACGCGCTGGCCATCGGGGCCGGTGAGCAGGTCCATTTTCGGGCCGAGTCCGTATGGGGTGGGGATGCGTTCGAGGCTTTCGCAGGACCAGCCGAGGCGAACCGCCTCTGCCTGGAAGGCGGCGTCCGTCAGCGCCCAAAACGGGCTTTCCGTCATGGAGGCACGCTCAATCCTTGGCCCGTCGTAGGGGAAATCCGAATGCTTCAGGAATTCCGGGTCGAGATCGCCCCAGTCGTGAATGCTGTTACTCGTCGTCATCTTCGTGGTGTTTGCGGACTGTTATAGGTCGGGGTGATGCTCGCCTTCGGGAGGAGCGTCGATGAAACGATCAATCTGCCCCTATGCGGCGTCAGAGCGCGAAGCAGCCCTCGAATTCGGCCGAGCAGGTCCCGTGCTTATTTTTCGCTGAAAAGCGGTCGTCCGACGGGTCCTGAGCAGTCTGTCGGATTCGCTTGATTTTCGGACCATACCGATGCATATTTGCCCTCTTGTTCCTTGAAAGAAGTCTGTTCACTCGAGCAGGTTCTTTCCGAAATGACTTTTAACATTCAACGTTCGACGTTCGATGTGCTTTAGGGGGTGTTCCGGATTCGACCTTGTGTCGTAGTGCGAGGCTGCATGTCGGAGATGATGGAGGCTCCGTATCAATCCATCATAAAAACTAATTGGCGAAGAACAATTCGCTATGGCTGCCTAATTAGTTGCAGCCCGTGGCACCCCTGACACCTGCTAGGGGAGCTGCCGCGTCGACTAGCAGGCATAGCTCGGAATTTGGCCTTTGGTTCCCTGCCGTATTTTTAAAGGTTTGGAATCCGGATAGTCTGCTTTTGAACGCTCCGGGGACGACAATAAACCAAAAGCTAAACATGTAGATGCCACGTGTGAAAACACGAGGGACGCGGGTTCGACTCCCGCCACCTCCACCAATTTCGCCCAGTATTTATGCGGGTATGGTCTTGATTTGCAGATTTGAATCTGCAAATCTGAACTCAAGATGGCCAAACAACGTTTTAAAATTACCCCTTTTACGAATCCTAGTGGCGTAAAGGTTTTTCGCGTTTCGGGCACCTTGGATGGTAAGACCATCCGTAAAAATTTTTCCACGAGGAATGAAGCCGTTACCTGCCGGGACGAGTTGACTGTAAAATTCCTGAATGAGAAATCGGATGGTCAGACTGTCTGGACCACTCTGACTCATGACCAAAATCGCGATGCGATTTCTGCGATCAATATGCTTAAGCAAGGCGGGTCAAATAAGACGCTGTCATTCGCAGTCCAATATCTGTTGAATCACTACCGCGAAGCAGCGGAAACAATGGAGGTTGGAGCTGCGGTTGAGGAGTATAAGGCAGTCAAAGCGCTGGAATTTGACCGTGGCCTGCTATCCAGGCGCCAAGAGCGTGCAATTAGGATCGAGATGGACAAGCTGAAGGAGTATTTCGGCGCGCATATTGTTGGCGAAGTCCAACCTGCCCAGATCGTAGAGTACCTAAACGCCCCGTTGGGTCGATCCAAGGAGGTTCCGACCATCAAGACATGGAACAATCGAAGGGGCTACTTAAGCACGTTCTTCAAGTTTTGTCTGGGGAAGAAGTATGTAGCCGAGAATCCGGTTCTGGAGATTGAAAAGTTCAAGGAGAAAAAGAGCAGAGGGACTGCGGCCACATTTTCTGCGGACCAAGCCCGTGATTTTATGCATGCCCTCGAAAGTTACCGGGGACAGCAGAACAAGGATGGAAGTTGGTGGGGGAAGCCTGGATGTATGGTGCCTTACTTTGCGATAACTCTATTCGCAGGTATTCGACCGGACTTTAAAGACGGTGAGATCGGAAAATTGAGTCAGGATGACATTCGCTCGGATACAGGTGTCATGCTTGTCGAACCTGAAGTCTCTAAGGTAAATGAAAAGCGAACTGTCAAAGTTCAGCCGAATCTACGAATGTGGTTGGATCGGTATCCTTTGGACGAGTATCCCATTATACCAACCCGGATGCGGGATATGTGGGTAGATATCAGAAAAGAATACCACCTGCCTCATGACGTTTTGCGTCATACTTTTATCTCCATGACGGTCGGAGCCTTCCGCTCTGTGGGGGATGCCTCTTTGCAGGCCGGGAACTCGGAGGCTGTGATCCGCAAGCACTATCTGGACCTCAAGAGCGTCGAGGAGGCGGACAAGTTCTGGGGGATCGTGCCAACGGGCATGGAGCTACCTCCCATGGAGAAGAAGGACGGGAGGTACGTCCCGGTCGTCCAGAAAAAGGATGACAAGGATGCCAAGTAGAGGGGCAGCCATCCATTTCGATGGAGTAGTGCGCCTCCGACAGTCCACCCCGACTTGTTTACATTAGACTAGAGAACCAGATCTTTAAATTTCTCTGGTAAGGACCGGACCCTCAATCGGTCCGGCCATTCATCCCAATCTCCGCCGTGGCTGTCTTTGAGCGTGAGACGCTCGCCATTGAAGATCGGGTTGGCTCCGAGCTGCTTGACAAAAAATGCGACACCTTTGCGTTCGCATTC harbors:
- a CDS encoding tyrosine-type recombinase/integrase, producing the protein MAKQRFKITPFTNPSGVKVFRVSGTLDGKTIRKNFSTRNEAVTCRDELTVKFLNEKSDGQTVWTTLTHDQNRDAISAINMLKQGGSNKTLSFAVQYLLNHYREAAETMEVGAAVEEYKAVKALEFDRGLLSRRQERAIRIEMDKLKEYFGAHIVGEVQPAQIVEYLNAPLGRSKEVPTIKTWNNRRGYLSTFFKFCLGKKYVAENPVLEIEKFKEKKSRGTAATFSADQARDFMHALESYRGQQNKDGSWWGKPGCMVPYFAITLFAGIRPDFKDGEIGKLSQDDIRSDTGVMLVEPEVSKVNEKRTVKVQPNLRMWLDRYPLDEYPIIPTRMRDMWVDIRKEYHLPHDVLRHTFISMTVGAFRSVGDASLQAGNSEAVIRKHYLDLKSVEEADKFWGIVPTGMELPPMEKKDGRYVPVVQKKDDKDAK